The following are encoded in a window of Bradyrhizobium sp. WBOS07 genomic DNA:
- the rdgB gene encoding RdgB/HAM1 family non-canonical purine NTP pyrophosphatase, which translates to MHRRITGKLVIATHNPGKLAEMRELLAPHGVEAVSAGELGLAEPEETGNDFRSNAAIKAIAAAQATKLPAFADDSGIVVDALDGAPGIYSARWAGPSKDFNAAMAQIERLLQERGATTADRRRAHFVSALCVAWPDHHLEQVEARVDGTLVWPPRGNAGFGYDPMFLPDGHDRTFGEMESIEKHGLPPLGLGLSHRARAFVKLAEICLEPR; encoded by the coding sequence ATGCACCGCCGAATCACCGGAAAGCTCGTCATCGCCACCCACAATCCCGGCAAGCTGGCCGAGATGCGGGAGCTGCTCGCGCCCCACGGCGTCGAGGCGGTGTCGGCCGGCGAGCTCGGCCTCGCCGAGCCGGAGGAGACCGGCAACGATTTCCGCAGCAACGCCGCGATCAAGGCGATCGCGGCGGCACAGGCGACCAAGCTTCCCGCCTTCGCCGACGATTCCGGCATCGTGGTCGACGCGCTCGACGGCGCACCCGGCATCTACAGCGCGCGCTGGGCCGGCCCTTCCAAGGATTTCAACGCGGCGATGGCGCAGATCGAGCGCCTGTTGCAGGAGCGCGGCGCCACCACCGCGGACCGCCGCAGAGCGCATTTCGTCTCCGCGCTCTGCGTGGCCTGGCCCGACCATCACCTCGAACAGGTCGAGGCGCGCGTTGACGGCACCCTGGTCTGGCCGCCGCGCGGTAATGCCGGCTTCGGCTACGATCCGATGTTCCTGCCCGATGGCCACGACCGCACCTTCGGCGAGATGGAGAGCATCGAGAAGCACGGCCTGCCGCCGCTCGGTCTCGGCCTGTCGCACCGCGCCCGCGCCTTCGTGAAACTGGCGGAGATCTGCCTTGAGCCGCGCTAA
- the hemW gene encoding radical SAM family heme chaperone HemW — MSRAKEAAFGVYVHWPFCLSKCPYCDFNSHVRHAAIDEARFASAFAREIETTAARAPGREVTSIFLGGGTPSLMQPATVGAVLDAIGKHWTVASDVEVTLEANPTSVEATRFAGYRSAGVNRVSLGVQALDDASLKALGRLHSAREALDAVAIARRSFDRYSFDLIYARPDQTPAMWADELRLAIDEAAEHLSLYQLTIEEGTPFFGLHQAGKLKTPDEAVARALYDVTQETCDKLGLPAYEISNHARRGAECRHNLVYWRGEEYAGVGPGAHGRLDIDGVRHATATEKRPEAWLMRVETNGHGIVTDELLNSEERADEFLLMGLRLAEGIDPERYKALSGRPLDPKRIALLREEGAIIVDATGRLRVTSSGFPVLDAVVADLAA; from the coding sequence TTGAGCCGCGCTAAGGAAGCCGCCTTCGGCGTCTACGTGCACTGGCCGTTCTGCCTGTCGAAGTGTCCTTATTGCGACTTCAACAGCCATGTCCGCCACGCCGCGATCGACGAAGCGCGCTTTGCCTCCGCGTTCGCGCGTGAGATCGAAACGACCGCGGCGCGTGCGCCGGGCCGCGAAGTCACCTCGATCTTCCTTGGCGGCGGCACGCCATCCCTGATGCAGCCCGCAACGGTCGGCGCGGTGCTCGATGCGATCGGCAAGCACTGGACCGTCGCGAGCGACGTCGAAGTCACGCTCGAAGCCAACCCGACCAGCGTCGAGGCCACGCGCTTTGCCGGCTATCGCAGCGCCGGCGTCAACCGCGTCTCGCTCGGCGTGCAGGCGCTCGATGACGCCTCGCTGAAGGCGCTGGGACGCCTGCACAGCGCGCGCGAGGCGCTCGATGCCGTCGCCATCGCGCGCCGTTCGTTCGACCGCTATTCGTTCGACCTGATCTATGCCCGCCCCGACCAGACGCCGGCGATGTGGGCCGATGAGCTGCGCCTCGCCATCGATGAAGCGGCCGAGCATCTGTCGCTTTATCAACTGACGATCGAGGAAGGCACGCCGTTCTTCGGCCTGCACCAGGCCGGCAAGTTGAAGACGCCGGATGAAGCGGTCGCGCGCGCGCTTTACGACGTCACGCAGGAGACCTGCGACAAGCTCGGGCTGCCCGCCTACGAGATCTCCAATCACGCGCGGCGCGGCGCCGAGTGCCGGCACAATCTGGTGTATTGGCGCGGCGAGGAATATGCAGGCGTCGGCCCCGGCGCGCATGGCCGCCTCGACATCGACGGTGTCAGACACGCGACCGCCACCGAGAAGCGTCCCGAAGCCTGGCTGATGCGGGTCGAGACCAATGGCCATGGCATCGTCACCGACGAGCTGCTCAACAGCGAGGAACGCGCCGACGAATTCCTGCTGATGGGATTGCGTCTCGCGGAAGGCATCGACCCCGAGCGTTACAAGGCGCTCTCCGGCCGTCCGCTCGATCCCAAGCGCATCGCGCTCTTGCGCGAAGAAGGCGCGATCATTGTGGATGCGACGGGCCGCCTGCGCGTGACCAGCAGTGGATTTCCGGTGCTGGATGCAGTGGTCGCGGATCTCGCAGCATAA